The Knoellia sp. S7-12 region CGCGTCGAGCTGGAGACGGCGGTCGCGGCCTACCTGCCGGAGTTCGCCGCAGCGGGCAAGGAGTCGGTGACGATCCGGCACCTTCTCACCCACACGAGCGGGTTCACGTCGTGGCTGCCGCTCTACAGCAAGTACCCCGACAAGGCTTCACGCATCGCTGCGGTGATGAACCAGAAGCTCACCAACCCTGCGGGCACGGTCTACCTCTACAGCGACCTCAACCTCATCACCCTCGCCGTCGTCGTCGAGCGGCTGCGGGGCCAGTCACTTGACGAGGTCGTCGCCGCGCGGCTCACCGAGCCCCTGGGCATGAAGGACACCGGCTACAACCCGGCGGTCAAGGAGCGGACGGCTGCGACCGAGTACCAAGCCGTTCCCGCCCGAGGCATGGTCTGGGGAGAGGTCCACGACGAGAACGCGTGGTCCCTCGAGGGGGTCGCCGGTCACGCCGGTGTGTTCTCGTCGGTGGACGACATGGCCATCCTGTCCCAGGCCCTGCTCAACGGGGGCGTCTATCGAGGCGCAAGGATCCTGGATCGCAAGAGCGTCGCGCTGCTCATCACGAACTTCAACGAGGCCTTCCCCGGCGACGACCACGGACTCGGGTTCGAGCTCAACCAGACCTGGTACATGGACGCCCTGAGTGGGCCCCGCACGGCCGGCCACACCGGCTACACGGGGACGTCGATCGTCATCGACTTCACGTCGCGCTCGTTCGCCATCCTGCTCACCAACCGCGTCCACCCCTCCCGTGCGTGGGGGAGCATCAATGTTGCGCGCCAGCAATGGGCTGGAGGCCTCGGCCGGGCCCTCCCGATCACCCCGCGCGGCAATCACGCCGCCTGGGAGACCCAGGCGTCGCACGCCATCAGCGCGATCCTCTCCGTGCCGCTGGCCGTGCCGACGGGCGGAGCCAGGCTCGGCTTCGATCTCATCACCGAGACCGAGGAGACCGACATCCTCCGGCTCGAGTCCTCGACCGACGGCACGACGTGGACCCTCGTCCCGATGGAGATCCGGCACCCGGGCGACAGTCGCGCGGGCGAGGAGGACGGCTCCGTGAGCGGCACGCCCGGTGAACGGCGGTGGACGCAGGTCCGTGCCGAGCTCGCCAATGGCCAGCAGGCCCTGAGATGGCGCTACACGACCGACGGCAACACCCTCGGACGTGGTGTCTCGGTGAGCCGGATCCGGGTCGTGGGCGCCGGTGGAGTCATCGTCGACAGTGATGACTCGTCCGACACATTCACCGCTTCGGGCTGGACAAAGAGGTCGAGGTCGTAGTTTTGGGCCATGCCCTCACCGAATCCTGTGTCCGACGTGGCTGACGCGCCTCTCCTCGTGCGCCTGCGCGGTATCCGACCGACGCTGACGCCTGCGGAGGATCGTGTCGCCGCGCAGGTCCTGGCCGACGCCCGGCGCGCGTCCGACCTGACGATCACCGAGTTGGCGCTGGCGGCGCTGACCTCGGAGACGACGGTGCTGCGCTTCTGCAAGCGCCTGGGGCTCAAGGGATATCCCCAGCTGCGACTCGGGCTGGCCGCCGAGTCCGCCCTGCCGCGAGAGCAGCGCATGTCCGGCAGTGACATCAGTGCGACCGACACGATCGACGACATCATCGCCAAGGTCGCCTCCATCGACTCCAGCGCCGTCGAGGAGACCGCCCAGCAGCTCGACCGCAAGGCGCTGAAGTCGGCTGCCGATGCGCTGGCGGGCGCGACCCGGGTCGACATCTATGGCATCGGTGCCAGCGCGATCGTGGGCACCGACCTGCAGCAGAAGCTGCACCGCATCGGTGTGGTCTCGTTCGCGTGGAACGACCCGCACATCGCCCTCACGAGCGCCACGCTGCTGACCAAGAAGGATGTGGCCATCGGGATATCCCACTCCGGTGCAACGAGCGAGACGATCGAGTCCCTCGCGGCCGCGCGCGAGCGAGGGGCCACGACGATCGCCGTCACGAACTTCCCGCTCTCGCTCCTCGCGAAGTCGGCGGACATCGTGCTCACGACCGCGGCTCGCGAGACGTCGCTGCGTTCGGGAGCGACGGCCAGTCGCATCGCGGCCCTCGTCGTCGTCGACTGCCTCTACATCGCCGTGGCCCAGCGCGATCTGCCCCGAGCACGCAAGGCCGTGGCAGAGACTCGCAAGGCTGTTGCCGGACACCACCTCGCGTAGGTGATTCACGTCATTGACGCTGGCCGCGTGAGAAACTAACCTGCGAGCATGGCCATTGACGTCCGGGTGAGTGCAACCACCGAAGTCGGGGTGGGTGCTCCCACTGATGTCCGGGTGAGTGCACCCACCGAAGAGCGCCATCCGGGCACGACCGAGATCGACACCGCGTCGACGCTCGAGATCCTCACTCTGATGAACGACGCCGACCGCACGGTGGCCGACGCTGTCGCCGCAGTCCTGCCCGAGCTCGCCGTGCTGGTCGACCACGCCGTCGCCGCAATCCGGGCCGGTGGCCACGTCCACTACTTCGGTGCCGGGACCTCCGGACGACTCGCCGTCCTCGACGCCGCCGAGCTGCTGCCGACCTTCAACGCTCCCGCAGGGCTGTTCGTCGCGCACCACGCCGGTGGCTCTGCGGCCCTGGTGAATGCGGTGGAGAACGTCGAGGACGATGTCGATCTCGGGCGCGCCGAGGCCGCCACCCTCACCCCGCACGACATCGCCATCGGCCTCACCGCGTCCGGTCGCACGCCCTTTGTCCAGGGTGCGCTCGCCGAGGCACGCGAACGAGGCGCGCGCACAGCGCTCGTGACGGCGAACCCGGGAGCCGAGCTGGCGGCATACGCCGATCATCTGTTGGCACCTGAGACCGGACCGGAAGTGCTCACCGGTTCCACCCGACTCAAGGCGGGCACCGCCCAGAAGCTCATCCTCAACGCCTTCTCGACCGCGGTGATGATCCGCCTCGGCCGCACCTGGTCCAACCTCATGGTCGAGCTCGTCGCGACCAACGCCAAGCTGCGCGGACGCGTGGTCCGGATCCTTCAGGAGGCGAGCGGCGCCAGCGAGGCCGACGCTCGGACCACCCTCGAGGCAGCCGAAGGTCAGCTCAAGCCCGCGCTTCTGTCGCTCCTCGCCGGCGTCCCCGTCGCGGACGCGGTCACCGCGCTCAGCGTTCATGACGACTCGGTCGCAGCGGCGCTCACTTCCCTGACGACCTGATGGGTGCCGTCGTCGGCGTCGACGTGGGCGGTTCCGGACTTCGCCTGCAATGGGCGTATGCCGGTCAGCTGAGTTCCGTGTTCACCGCCCCTGGCGCTCAGATCGTCGAGCGCGGCGTGGACGTGGCAGCCCTGACGGCTGACGCGGTCGAGCTGCTGTCCGAGGGTGGTGTGGGTGCCGCGACAGAGGTCGACATCGACGCCGTGTGCTGGTCGCAGCGAGGCCTGCTCTTCCTGTCGGACCCGGCCGAGGTCGTCGGGGCCGTGGTGTCGGGCCTGGGTGCAGCGCGCACGGCCGTCGTAAGTGACGCGGTGGCCTCGCTCGCCGGTGCGTTGGGTGCAGTGCGTCCGGGTGCTGTGGTCGCGGCGGGGACGGGCGCGGTGGCGTTCGGGTCGGACTTCGGGTCGAAGGACACCTCGATCTGGCGGCTCGTCGACGGCTGGGGCCACGTCCTCGGCGACCGCGGGTCGGCCGCGTGGGTGGGGCTCTCGGGGTTGCGGGCCGGGTTGCGTCACCACGACGGGCTGCCCGACGGTTCGGAGCGGCTGCTCGTCGAGGGGGAGTTGGTCTTCGGGACGACCTCGCACTGGCCCCGCCGGATCATGACCGCCAGCAACGCCCCCGAACTGCTTGCGTCGTTCGCGCCACGTGTCGTCGGTGCCGCGGTGGCTGGTGACTCGGTCGCGCAGCGGATCTGTCAGGAGGCAGGGGAGTCGTTGGCGCAGTCGCTGCTGTCCGCGGCCGTCGGCATCGCTTCTCCCACCCTCGTGGCCACGGGCGGGTTGCTCAACGCGGAGCCGGTGCGTGCTGCGCTCGAGTCATCGGTCGCCGCTGCCGGGGAGTCCCTGACCCCGTCTGCGGGTGGTGCGCTCGAGGGCGCTCTGCTCC contains the following coding sequences:
- a CDS encoding serine hydrolase, which encodes MNLSRRVVLGGGLAAGTAFFVPGMARADDFDRPFTGFAPPSTVLREGTPESVGLDAAPIELAKQQVRSHQVAAPGGRPLYPGHVGLMAHAGVVVATQVDGFALRYRNATEELPRSEWVPMRRDTIFDMASVSKLFTSIAVVQLIEEGRVELETAVAAYLPEFAAAGKESVTIRHLLTHTSGFTSWLPLYSKYPDKASRIAAVMNQKLTNPAGTVYLYSDLNLITLAVVVERLRGQSLDEVVAARLTEPLGMKDTGYNPAVKERTAATEYQAVPARGMVWGEVHDENAWSLEGVAGHAGVFSSVDDMAILSQALLNGGVYRGARILDRKSVALLITNFNEAFPGDDHGLGFELNQTWYMDALSGPRTAGHTGYTGTSIVIDFTSRSFAILLTNRVHPSRAWGSINVARQQWAGGLGRALPITPRGNHAAWETQASHAISAILSVPLAVPTGGARLGFDLITETEETDILRLESSTDGTTWTLVPMEIRHPGDSRAGEEDGSVSGTPGERRWTQVRAELANGQQALRWRYTTDGNTLGRGVSVSRIRVVGAGGVIVDSDDSSDTFTASGWTKRSRS
- a CDS encoding MurR/RpiR family transcriptional regulator; this translates as MADAPLLVRLRGIRPTLTPAEDRVAAQVLADARRASDLTITELALAALTSETTVLRFCKRLGLKGYPQLRLGLAAESALPREQRMSGSDISATDTIDDIIAKVASIDSSAVEETAQQLDRKALKSAADALAGATRVDIYGIGASAIVGTDLQQKLHRIGVVSFAWNDPHIALTSATLLTKKDVAIGISHSGATSETIESLAAARERGATTIAVTNFPLSLLAKSADIVLTTAARETSLRSGATASRIAALVVVDCLYIAVAQRDLPRARKAVAETRKAVAGHHLA
- a CDS encoding N-acetylmuramic acid 6-phosphate etherase, which codes for MAIDVRVSATTEVGVGAPTDVRVSAPTEERHPGTTEIDTASTLEILTLMNDADRTVADAVAAVLPELAVLVDHAVAAIRAGGHVHYFGAGTSGRLAVLDAAELLPTFNAPAGLFVAHHAGGSAALVNAVENVEDDVDLGRAEAATLTPHDIAIGLTASGRTPFVQGALAEARERGARTALVTANPGAELAAYADHLLAPETGPEVLTGSTRLKAGTAQKLILNAFSTAVMIRLGRTWSNLMVELVATNAKLRGRVVRILQEASGASEADARTTLEAAEGQLKPALLSLLAGVPVADAVTALSVHDDSVAAALTSLTT
- a CDS encoding BadF/BadG/BcrA/BcrD ATPase family protein translates to MGAVVGVDVGGSGLRLQWAYAGQLSSVFTAPGAQIVERGVDVAALTADAVELLSEGGVGAATEVDIDAVCWSQRGLLFLSDPAEVVGAVVSGLGAARTAVVSDAVASLAGALGAVRPGAVVAAGTGAVAFGSDFGSKDTSIWRLVDGWGHVLGDRGSAAWVGLSGLRAGLRHHDGLPDGSERLLVEGELVFGTTSHWPRRIMTASNAPELLASFAPRVVGAAVAGDSVAQRICQEAGESLAQSLLSAAVGIASPTLVATGGLLNAEPVRAALESSVAAAGESLTPSAGGALEGALLLATMLGETGAIPRHPAYVHLS